The region CTTTCCCTTCCTTGGGGGGCACTTTTAGGGCATAAGAATCAACATCTTAAGAATAGGAAACACCATGGGCAAAGCTAAACCTAAAAAAGTCACAAAAAAGAATCCAGGTAAGCACTCTAAAAAAAGAGTGGTGGATTCTGAGCTCGAGCAGATTTTAAGCACTAAGGACATTTTAGATAATGTTCGTCCAACACCCATGATCAATAACGGTCTTAGCAATGAGCAAAAGATCGAAAAGATCACAGAAAAATTCACTGAAATTTTAGAAGTCTTGGGACTTGATTTGAATGACGACAGCTTGGCAGATACACCAAAACGCGTGGCTAAGATGTATGTGAATGAAGTGTTCGGGGGCCTAGATCCGCACAAGTTTCCTAAGATGACGGTGATCGATAACAAGATGAACTACGACCAGATGATTGTTGTTCAAAATATCGAATGCTTGTCATTCTGTGAACACCACTTGTTGCCAATTGATGGCTTTGCAACGGTTGCCTACATCCCTTACAAAAAGGTGATTGGTCTTTCAAAGATCAATCGCGTCGTTCAATACTTTGCTCGTCGTCCGCAAGTGCAAGAGCGCCTGACGAAGCAAATTGCTGATTGCTTGCAGTATGTTTTGGATACGGAACACGTCGCAGTTCATATCAACGCAAAACATTACTGCGTGATGATGAGAGGTATCGAGGACACGCACAGCACGACGGCAACTTCGGACGTTCGTGGGCATTTTAAAACGCTGCCTGAAACTCGCGAAGAGTTCTTGCATCACTGCCGTATTAAGTAGCCTGTCTTCAAAGTCACCCAAAAGGTACGTCCTTACTTTCAACGTACGTCCTTACCTAAAAATAAAAAACCACGGTTCATCACCGTGGTTTTTGCGTTTGGAGGTAAGCAATTACCTTTTTAGGTAAGGCCGTACCTATTGGAGGGCGGATTGGAGGAGTTCGCGGGAGTTTTTGGAGAGTCCCGGTACGTCTACCATGCGCTTGATCTGTTTCATTGCGAGCTCTTTCAATTGTGGTTCCAGTTTACCAACGAAGTTGAAAGCCGAGCACAAACGTGCCGCCACTTGCGGATTCTTTGGATCGATCTCAATGATCTTATCTGCGATGAATTCGTAAGATTTTTCATTGTTGAAGCTTACGATGTTTGTCGTAAACGCACGAAGCAAGGAATACACATTATTCGGATTGTTGATGTTAAAGGTTGGGTTTTTCGTCAATGCTTTGATCTCGTCCAAAATATGCGGACGGTGAGCAAGGGCTTGAACCGTGAACCATTTATTGATCACCACAGAATCGTTTTTCCAATTATCGTGGAAGTCTGCCAGAACCTTTTCACGATGAGTGCTTTCAGAATCAGCTAAAATCATCAACGCCGTCATACGGTCTGTCATGTTTTGAGCTTCCCAGTATTGCTTGTTCACGATGTCAAAGATCGCAGGATCATTCAACTCTGCCAAATAATGCAAAGCTTGGTTTTTCAACAAGCGTTGACCAAAGATTTTCGTATCACGGCTCTTAGGCTCTACGTTGTGATACTTGTGATAGGTTGCAAGCAAAGCTTCTTTGTTGCCTCGAGCAATCTCTTTGCGGATCGTTTGACGAGCTTTATCAAATGCCACCGGTTGCAACACGGGCTCCATTTGCGCCAAGATCGCAAGACTTGGCAGTTGCAACATTTTCGCTTTGAAAGCGGCGTCCATGTTTTGATCGCTCATCACCGTGGTCATAGCTTTCAAGAAACGTTGGTCGACTTTCAACTCTTTGCCTTGACCATGTTGCTTGATCAAGTCAGACATCACACGCAATGCAAGTTTTTGAGCCATTTCACGACGATTGAAAGAGTCTGTGTCTTTCTCCATTAAGAAGTACAAGTCTTCTTCAGAAGCTTCCCAATTCAAATTCACTGGGGCTGAGAATTCACGCAAGATCGACAGAACAGGGCGCTCTTTCAATCCTTTGAATACGTAAGTTTCTTTTTGAGCTTTAAGTTCGATCACATTTTGACCGTCAGAGTTCTTTTCAATTTTCTCGCAATTTAAATTCAGTTCTTTTCCAGATTTATCTAGCAGTCCCATCATTAATGGAATGTGGAATGGATCTTTTTTGGGTTGGTTCGGCGTCGGTGGGCACGATTGTTCCAGAGTCAGGTGGTATTCGCCAGCCTTGTCATCGAAACGCTCTTGGATTGCCACCACAGGTGTACCAGATTGGTTGTACCAACGTTTGAATTGCGTGAAGTCCTTGCCATTTGGTTCCGAGATCGCCGCTGCGAAGTCTTCCGTTGTCACCGCTTGGCCGTCATGACGTCTGAAGTATTCATCCATACCTTTGCGGAAACCTTTGCGTCCCACAATCGTTTGCATCATACGAATCAACTCGGATCCTTTTTCATAGATCGTCATCGTGAAGAAGTTATCAACTGCCATGCAGGACTCAGGACGAACCGGGTGAGCGTTGGGACCCGCGTCCTCGGCAAATTGACCTGCGCGTAATGAATCAACGTCTTCGATGCGTTGAACACCACGATCCGTCATATCAGCAGAGAATTCTTGGTCACGGAATACCGTCAGACCCTCTTTCAAAGAAAGTTGGAACCAATCACGCAACGTCACGCGATTCCCTGTCCAGTTATGGAAGTATTCGTGTGCGACCACGGATTCAATCGCGTGGAAGTCTGCGTCTGTTGCAGAGTTAGAGTCAGCAAGGACCAAGCGAGAGTTAAAGATATTCAAACCTTTATTTTCCATCGCGCCCGCATTGAAATCATCGATGGCAACGATCATGTATTCGTTTAAGTCATATTCACGACCAAAAACTTCTTCGTCCCATTTCATGGATTTTTGCAAAGACTCCATGGCGTGCCAGCAGCGCTCTTGTTTGCCATGGGCTGCATACACTTCCAAATTTACTTTGCGACCGCCGGAAGTTGTGAAAGTGTCGCGGATAACACCCAAGTCACCAGCTACCAGTGCGAACAGGTAGCAAGGTTTTTTGTGTGGGTCGCGCCAGTAAGCTTTGTGACGGCCATTGCCGATGTCCTCAACTTTGATGCGATCACCGTTCGAAAGCAGAACCGGGTATTTTGCTTTATCAGCTTCGATAGTCACTGTGTACGAAGTCATCACATCCGGACGATCCATGAACCAAGTGATTTTGCGGAATCCTTGGGCCTCGCACTGAGTACAGAAGATGCCGTTTGATTTATACAATCCTTCAAGGGATGTGTTGTTTTGCGGCTCCAATTGAGTTTCGATTTCTAAAGTGAACTCAGAGGGCACGTTCGCGATGATCATTTCTTCGTCAGTGAGTTGGTAATCAGCCGCGGTTAGAGCCTTGTCGTTGATTTTCACACTGACAAGTTTCAACTCTTCGCCGTTCAAGTGAAGGGGAACACCTGCTTTCAGTGTTTTGAATTTGGATTTAGCGATAACTCGACAAAAGTCCTCGTTTAAAATGAAGTCGAGGTTCACGGACTCAACCGCAAAAGCGGGCGCTATATAGTCCTTAAGATAAATTTTCTCTTGTTTCATGGTTCCTCGCTTCCGATAATAGAGCAATGAGTTTGGTATTCTCTTCTATCACAATTAACACTGGCCAGCTACAGAACATGCTGGTTTTTTACAGCCGAATTGGCTTTAAATTCCAGATGGTAAAAGTGGACAAGGGGAGTGAAGTATATCGCGCTGTGCACGATGGCGTCGAGTTTTCCCTATACTCTGTGCCGAATGCATTAAAATCTAAGGTTCCCAGTGTTCAGTTGGGATTTCAAATTACAGAGCTGGAAAAAACTGTCCAGGATTTGGCAAAAATCCCAGGGACACTGCTCATTTTAGATCCAACGGACCTACCAGAAGGAATGAAAGCCATTATTTTGGATCCCGATGGTCACTCGGTTGAACTTTGTCAGAAATAAGGTTCATATTTTTATCGTTTCATAACAGATTCAAAGCTTGTTTCGCTCTCTAACGGGAGTAGCATTGAAGTATTATGGCAGTTCCTTCGTCATCACAATCCTCTTTTTGGGCTCCACTTTTAAATTTTGACCGTTCACGATTAGACCTCTGGGTCGCGTCGCGTGGCGCCATTGCCATTGGCATGTCGATGTTGATCGGAGTGTGGCTTAACTCCAACACCATCGGCATGATTATCACCCTGGGTGCCTTGAACGCCTGCTTTTCTGATAACTCCGACGCTTATGCATTTCGTGCAAAACGCATGGCAAGGGCTGCGATCGTCACGGTCCTCTTGGTTTTCTTGGCTTCGATTTCTGCAGGAAATTTTGCAGTGTCATTAGTGCTGGTTGTGTTGCTGGCATTTGCGTCGGGTTATTTGATTGTTCTTGATACGGTGCTGGCAGATTTAGGTGTGGTTGCGATCACAACATTTGTGGTTTTTGGGGCGCATCCTATGGAACCCGCGCAGGCTTTTCACCTCAGTCTGTTTGCACTGTTGGGCGCAGGAATTCAAGCACTGTTAGCCTTGATGTTGTGGCCTCTGCGCCGTTATCGTCCCGAGCGTCGGGCTTTGGCGAAATTCTTTGTCGATCTTTCGGGACTTTGTGATTTGCAGTTTAAGCCCGAAGAAGTTCCTGGTGGAAGTGCACAGAGTACCCATACACAGATTAACTTAGGCGCCATTTCACAAGACTCCCGACCCGAGGGCCGTCGCTATCGCTCTTTACTGACACAAGGAGAACGTTTGCGTTTAGGAATTTTATCTTTGGGGCGGTTAAAGAATCGTATCGAGCGTGAAAACCCCGGCAACCCATCGATTGATATCATCGCCGATTTTTTGGCGATGGAAAAAATCCTGCTGCAAAAAGTTTCAATCATCATCGCACAGGAAGACCAAGTGCAACAGGCCCGTGACTATTTGAAAGCACTGGACAGCGACACAGCAAAAGTTCGCGATAACGATTACAGCAATCAATCAGTCTTTATGAAAGCTGTGCTCAGCGATGCTCTTCGTCAGATGGAATCTATTGTCGGGCAATCGCGTGCGGTGATTGAACTTGCAGCTCGCACCACCGAAGCAGGGATGATTGAATCTCATCGCAGTGAAAACGCACGTCCATGGCGCTTTCGTTTTCGTGGGGTGTGGGCCACATTGAGAGCGAATTTTACTTTTCAGTCGCCGGGATTTCGGCATGCTTTGCGCTTGTCGATCTGTATTGCGATCGGTGAATTGATCAGCCATCAAATTGCGTTGGATCGCAGTTATTGGGTCCCGATGACAGTTGCCATAGTTTTAAAGTCCGATTATGCGTCGACTTTTAATCGCGGGCTTTTACGGATCGGTGGCACGATCTTGGGATTACTGCTTGCGACGGCTTTGTTTCACGTCATGCCCGAGGGGCACTTCTGGGCCATTGCTTTGATGGTGATCTTTGCTTTTCTGATGAGATGGGTGGGGCAGGGCAACTATGGAATCTTTGCGGTTTCGGTGAGTGCCTTAGTTGTTATTTTGGTTGCGATGACGGGAGTTCCTCCAAAGGATGTGATTTGGGCGCGGGGAGTGAACACTTGTTTGGGCGGAGCATTGGCGATGTTCGCTTACTTGTTGTGGCCGACTTGGGAAAAAACGCAGCTTTCAGATGTGGTTGCAAGAATGCTTGATACCTATCGCCGATCTTTTCATGCGATAGCGACGTTGAGTTATGGAGGACCCGCCGTCAGCCCTTACGAGCGAGATCACCTTCGTCAACAATCACGGGTGGCGCGCGCCAATTACCTGGCATCACAAGAGCGCTATTTACGCGAACGTGGATCGACTTCCGTAGATCGCGAATTCTTGGCAGGTGTGACGGTTTCGGGGAATCGCTTTGCTCACGCCCTTGTGGCACTGGAGTCAGCCTCGCCATTTGCTTTGGATACAGAACAACAAAAGATATTTAAAAGCTACGCCGATAAAGTCGAAGTGACTTTAGAAAATTTATCCCGCGCACTGCATGGAGCTGATGTTCCCAATAATGAATTCCCAGATCTGCGCGCGGCTTTCGTAGAGTTAGAAAAAATGAGAGGAGAGCATGATCGCTATAGTCTGTTCTTTGACGAAACCGATCGTATGACAAACAGTCTCAACACCTTGTGCGAGTTCATTCTTAAAAGGCTTCAACAGAATCGTCTGGAGAATAAATAGAGCCTGTAATAACACATAGGACTTACTCCCTCGGACTCACAAGCATAAAATGGGATATGAGGGAGGTCCGTTATGAAAATCACCGTCACCTTCACCGCCCAAAATCGCCTTTTAGAAGCAGGTCTTTTTACCCCGGAACATACCACTGATGAAGAACCCTTAGCCGCTGTTCTGATCGAGGGTGCCATGACCGGCGGTGCCCAAGAGATCTCAGAACGAGTGGCACGCACTATTTGTGAGCAGGGACTTGTCTGCATGGTTTTAGATCATGCCTTTTACAACGATGATCAACTGGCACCGCGATCGTGGGAATCTCCCAGTAAAAGAGTCGCTGATATCGTCGGGGCTTTGCATTTTCTTCGAGATAACAATATCGTAAATCCGCAAAAGTTGGTTGCCATGGGCATCAGTGTCGGTGCCGAATACATGACAAAAGCACTTGAGGTTACAAATTTATGTAAAGCCTTTGTGATTATTCAAGACCGTCATGAAGTGACACCGGACTTTGCTGGCAGAGTAGAGGTTCCAACCACATTGTTTGTATCAAACAGTTATGAGGGCTCTGCTGAAGATGCCGTCACCTGGATCGCCACTCTTTTTAACAGCCAACAAGGTTTAACAAATAAAGACTTTATGAGTTGGGATAGTTTCAGCGAATAGGACTGTCTCATCCTGAGATAGGGCACAACCCTTGAATTAGTTCCCAGCAGTGAGCTAACGAAAGGGTTTACTGTGAAGTTGGGTCAGTTCAAAGTTGTTGTAACGGTGATTCTAACGCTATTAATGGGGCTTTCGGCGGCAGAGGCTGCCAACAAGAAGGCGCTTATCAAAATGAGACAGCCGAAAAAGGTCTCGGCCGTTAGCAAAAGCTGGCAACGCGAAGTTGTTAATGATTTATATGCGGCTACTGCATCTGCAGAAAATATGGATTCCCAACTAGAACCTCTGATGAATGCTTCAGGATTTTCTTTCTGGCAGAAATGGAAGCGCGGGATAGACGAAGCTTCTTTGCAGCGCACTTTCTCTAAAGATCTAAAAGGCCATTTGCAAATTATGGCGACGTTGTTTGAAAAACACGCTCAATATAAAAAATTTGATCGCGTCAGTGAATTTGAATTTCAAAATTTAGTTCGCAGAAGTGACTACATTCTGTCGTTGCCAGTCTCACGAGCTGCTATCGAGAAAAGCATGGAAACGGCAAAATTTGCGACAGATTTTAAAGTCGCCCTCGCAACCTATAACAAAGAACGAGTGCGTTTTGATTCGAAAGTTATCCAGCTAGCTCAAAAATAAATTATCGCGTTCTCAGACTGATAATCTCCAGCGTTTCCACTTTTTCTCCATACTTTGGCGGCAAAGTAGTCTTATACGCGCTGGAGGTTTTTTATGTTTTCTGCACGTTGGTTTAAAGGTATCCGCGGTAAATTACTCTTACTGGTTACAATTCCATTTGCTGTCATCGCAGT is a window of Bdellovibrio sp. SKB1291214 DNA encoding:
- the folE gene encoding GTP cyclohydrolase I FolE, which produces MGKAKPKKVTKKNPGKHSKKRVVDSELEQILSTKDILDNVRPTPMINNGLSNEQKIEKITEKFTEILEVLGLDLNDDSLADTPKRVAKMYVNEVFGGLDPHKFPKMTVIDNKMNYDQMIVVQNIECLSFCEHHLLPIDGFATVAYIPYKKVIGLSKINRVVQYFARRPQVQERLTKQIADCLQYVLDTEHVAVHINAKHYCVMMRGIEDTHSTTATSDVRGHFKTLPETREEFLHHCRIK
- the pepN gene encoding aminopeptidase N, with product MKQEKIYLKDYIAPAFAVESVNLDFILNEDFCRVIAKSKFKTLKAGVPLHLNGEELKLVSVKINDKALTAADYQLTDEEMIIANVPSEFTLEIETQLEPQNNTSLEGLYKSNGIFCTQCEAQGFRKITWFMDRPDVMTSYTVTIEADKAKYPVLLSNGDRIKVEDIGNGRHKAYWRDPHKKPCYLFALVAGDLGVIRDTFTTSGGRKVNLEVYAAHGKQERCWHAMESLQKSMKWDEEVFGREYDLNEYMIVAIDDFNAGAMENKGLNIFNSRLVLADSNSATDADFHAIESVVAHEYFHNWTGNRVTLRDWFQLSLKEGLTVFRDQEFSADMTDRGVQRIEDVDSLRAGQFAEDAGPNAHPVRPESCMAVDNFFTMTIYEKGSELIRMMQTIVGRKGFRKGMDEYFRRHDGQAVTTEDFAAAISEPNGKDFTQFKRWYNQSGTPVVAIQERFDDKAGEYHLTLEQSCPPTPNQPKKDPFHIPLMMGLLDKSGKELNLNCEKIEKNSDGQNVIELKAQKETYVFKGLKERPVLSILREFSAPVNLNWEASEEDLYFLMEKDTDSFNRREMAQKLALRVMSDLIKQHGQGKELKVDQRFLKAMTTVMSDQNMDAAFKAKMLQLPSLAILAQMEPVLQPVAFDKARQTIRKEIARGNKEALLATYHKYHNVEPKSRDTKIFGQRLLKNQALHYLAELNDPAIFDIVNKQYWEAQNMTDRMTALMILADSESTHREKVLADFHDNWKNDSVVINKWFTVQALAHRPHILDEIKALTKNPTFNINNPNNVYSLLRAFTTNIVSFNNEKSYEFIADKIIEIDPKNPQVAARLCSAFNFVGKLEPQLKELAMKQIKRMVDVPGLSKNSRELLQSALQ
- a CDS encoding VOC family protein, giving the protein MSLVFSSITINTGQLQNMLVFYSRIGFKFQMVKVDKGSEVYRAVHDGVEFSLYSVPNALKSKVPSVQLGFQITELEKTVQDLAKIPGTLLILDPTDLPEGMKAIILDPDGHSVELCQK
- a CDS encoding FUSC family protein, which gives rise to MAVPSSSQSSFWAPLLNFDRSRLDLWVASRGAIAIGMSMLIGVWLNSNTIGMIITLGALNACFSDNSDAYAFRAKRMARAAIVTVLLVFLASISAGNFAVSLVLVVLLAFASGYLIVLDTVLADLGVVAITTFVVFGAHPMEPAQAFHLSLFALLGAGIQALLALMLWPLRRYRPERRALAKFFVDLSGLCDLQFKPEEVPGGSAQSTHTQINLGAISQDSRPEGRRYRSLLTQGERLRLGILSLGRLKNRIERENPGNPSIDIIADFLAMEKILLQKVSIIIAQEDQVQQARDYLKALDSDTAKVRDNDYSNQSVFMKAVLSDALRQMESIVGQSRAVIELAARTTEAGMIESHRSENARPWRFRFRGVWATLRANFTFQSPGFRHALRLSICIAIGELISHQIALDRSYWVPMTVAIVLKSDYASTFNRGLLRIGGTILGLLLATALFHVMPEGHFWAIALMVIFAFLMRWVGQGNYGIFAVSVSALVVILVAMTGVPPKDVIWARGVNTCLGGALAMFAYLLWPTWEKTQLSDVVARMLDTYRRSFHAIATLSYGGPAVSPYERDHLRQQSRVARANYLASQERYLRERGSTSVDREFLAGVTVSGNRFAHALVALESASPFALDTEQQKIFKSYADKVEVTLENLSRALHGADVPNNEFPDLRAAFVELEKMRGEHDRYSLFFDETDRMTNSLNTLCEFILKRLQQNRLENK